One window of the Haloarcula halobia genome contains the following:
- a CDS encoding IclR family transcriptional regulator, with amino-acid sequence MDELAEETGEAANLGVEQRGKRVLVYKSESPARAVYDNAPTGEQTHLHWTALGKALLSAMSDDRVDAIVDEHGLPRANQHTITDREALHEELHRTRERGYSVEDQDRRKGILALGVPIVDDATGSVVGAVCVSGPRTRLWDDGVADDVVEAVQNAANVIELRYNHYISGGQ; translated from the coding sequence ATCGACGAACTGGCTGAGGAGACCGGCGAAGCCGCCAACCTCGGCGTCGAGCAGCGCGGCAAGCGCGTCCTCGTCTACAAGTCCGAGTCGCCGGCCAGGGCGGTCTACGACAACGCGCCGACGGGCGAGCAGACCCACCTGCACTGGACGGCACTGGGGAAGGCGCTCCTGTCGGCCATGTCCGACGATCGGGTCGACGCCATCGTCGACGAACACGGTCTCCCGCGAGCGAACCAACACACCATCACCGACCGCGAGGCGCTCCACGAGGAGCTCCACCGGACGCGCGAGCGCGGCTACTCTGTCGAGGACCAGGACCGACGCAAGGGCATCCTCGCCCTCGGCGTCCCCATCGTCGACGATGCGACAGGTAGTGTCGTCGGAGCCGTCTGCGTCTCCGGGCCGCGGACCCGGCTCTGGGACGACGGCGTGGCCGACGACGTCGTCGAGGCCGTCCAGAACGCCGCCAACGTCATCGAACTCCGGTACAACCACTACATCTCCGGTGGCCAGTGA
- a CDS encoding helix-turn-helix domain-containing protein: protein MVTALQELDGAGVSALADHLEIPPSTAQVHLNTLHQAGYVLKDDGTYRLSLKFLKHGSYARRQLGTLPRGQAPHRRTG, encoded by the coding sequence GTGGTCACCGCGTTGCAGGAACTCGACGGCGCGGGCGTGAGCGCCCTCGCCGACCACCTCGAGATACCGCCGAGCACCGCACAGGTCCACCTGAACACGCTCCATCAGGCCGGCTACGTGCTCAAGGACGACGGCACCTACCGGTTGAGCCTGAAGTTCCTGAAACACGGGAGTTACGCGCGCCGACAGCTGGGGACTCTACCGCGCGGCCAAGCGCCACATCGACGAACTGGCTGA
- a CDS encoding NifU family protein, protein MSTETDAGDDLRERITNFLRRNFPQIQMHGGSAAIQELDREAGSVTIQLGGACSGCGISPMTIQAIKTRMTKEIPEINEVVARTGMDGGEGMSGGSGGMSPSFPGESRGGDVGDDDEGPEAPF, encoded by the coding sequence ATGAGCACGGAGACAGACGCCGGAGACGACCTTCGAGAGCGCATCACGAACTTCCTGCGCCGGAACTTCCCGCAGATCCAGATGCACGGCGGCAGCGCGGCCATCCAGGAGCTGGACCGCGAGGCGGGCAGCGTCACCATCCAGCTCGGCGGTGCCTGTTCGGGCTGTGGCATCTCACCGATGACCATCCAGGCCATCAAGACCCGCATGACCAAGGAGATCCCCGAGATCAACGAGGTCGTCGCGCGGACCGGCATGGACGGCGGCGAGGGCATGTCCGGCGGTTCTGGCGGCATGAGTCCGTCGTTCCCCGGCGAGTCCCGCGGTGGCGACGTCGGCGACGACGACGAGGGCCCGGAAGCGCCGTTCTGA
- a CDS encoding SDR family NAD(P)-dependent oxidoreductase, translated as MAPTDPTENAVPSRHADRVVLVTGSTRGIGAGVARRFAAEGASVVVTGRSRGPGEAVVADIEAGGGEATFVQADMRDPAEIQALVEHTVDEYGRVDVLVNNAGVQTETTAAEATIDDWEFVVETDFRSFWLCAKHAAEHMPPGGTILNTSSNHAFLTMPGLFPYNAVKAGINGITRALALELGPDDITVNTINPGWVEIERTREEFDSEAEYEYTKEIHPVGRLGRPADVAGMAAFLASDDATFVTGESILVDGGRSQVMQDELYRSYRTEREE; from the coding sequence ATGGCTCCCACAGACCCCACCGAGAACGCCGTCCCGTCCCGCCACGCAGACCGCGTCGTCCTCGTCACAGGGTCGACACGCGGCATCGGTGCCGGCGTCGCCCGGCGATTCGCCGCCGAAGGAGCGTCCGTCGTCGTCACCGGCCGTTCGCGCGGTCCCGGTGAGGCGGTGGTCGCTGACATCGAGGCCGGCGGCGGCGAGGCGACGTTCGTCCAGGCGGACATGCGCGACCCCGCCGAGATACAGGCGCTGGTCGAACACACCGTCGACGAGTACGGCCGCGTGGACGTGCTCGTCAACAACGCCGGCGTCCAGACCGAGACGACCGCCGCCGAGGCGACCATCGACGACTGGGAGTTCGTCGTCGAGACGGACTTTCGTTCCTTCTGGCTCTGTGCGAAACACGCCGCCGAGCACATGCCCCCCGGCGGGACCATCCTCAACACGTCCTCGAACCACGCGTTCCTGACGATGCCGGGCCTGTTCCCGTACAACGCGGTGAAGGCGGGCATCAACGGCATCACGCGGGCGCTGGCGCTGGAACTTGGCCCCGACGACATCACCGTCAACACCATCAACCCCGGCTGGGTCGAGATAGAGCGCACCCGAGAGGAGTTCGACAGCGAAGCGGAGTACGAGTACACGAAGGAGATCCACCCGGTGGGTCGGCTGGGCCGCCCCGCTGACGTCGCAGGGATGGCGGCCTTCCTCGCGAGCGACGACGCTACCTTCGTCACCGGCGAGTCGATCCTGGTCGACGGCGGCCGCAGTCAGGTGATGCAGGACGAACTGTACCGGTCGTACCGCACCGAGCGCGAGGAGTGA
- the dgoD gene encoding galactonate dehydratase translates to MSSSTESTGTDRIVDYELFEVPPRWLLLRIETADGTVGWGEPVVEGRAHTVRAAVEELMENYLLGENPEDIEDHWQTMYRGGFYRGGPVLMSAIAGIDQALWDIKGQQLGASVHQLLGGAARERIRVYQWIGGDRPSEVADQAEQKVDAGFTALKMNATAEIKRVDDPATVEAAVNRLREVREAVGDEVDIGVDFHGRVSKPMAKRLAKALEPYEPMFIEEPVLPEHNDALPDIAAHTTIPIATGERMFSRWDYKEVFEDGSVDVIQPDLSHAGGITEVKKIAAMAEAYDVALAPHCPLGPVALASCIQVDACSPNALIQEQSLNIHYNETTDVLDYLADPSVFEYRDGYVTVPDAPGLGIDINEDYVREQSEKTVNWHNPVWRHEDGSVAEW, encoded by the coding sequence ATGAGTTCGAGCACGGAGTCCACGGGGACCGACCGCATCGTCGACTACGAGCTGTTCGAGGTGCCGCCGCGCTGGCTCCTCCTGCGCATCGAGACCGCTGACGGCACGGTCGGCTGGGGCGAACCCGTCGTCGAGGGGCGCGCCCACACGGTCCGGGCCGCCGTCGAGGAACTCATGGAGAACTACCTGCTCGGGGAGAATCCCGAGGACATCGAGGACCACTGGCAGACGATGTACCGCGGCGGGTTCTATCGCGGTGGCCCGGTCCTGATGTCCGCGATCGCCGGCATCGACCAGGCGCTCTGGGACATCAAGGGCCAGCAACTGGGGGCGTCGGTCCACCAGCTGCTCGGCGGGGCCGCCCGCGAGCGCATCCGCGTCTACCAGTGGATCGGCGGCGACCGTCCCTCCGAGGTCGCAGACCAGGCCGAACAGAAGGTCGACGCCGGCTTCACCGCGCTGAAGATGAACGCCACCGCCGAGATCAAGCGCGTCGACGACCCGGCGACCGTCGAGGCCGCGGTCAACCGCCTGCGCGAGGTCCGCGAGGCCGTCGGCGACGAGGTCGACATCGGCGTCGACTTCCACGGCCGCGTCTCGAAGCCGATGGCCAAACGGCTCGCGAAGGCGCTGGAACCGTACGAACCGATGTTCATCGAGGAACCGGTCCTGCCCGAACACAACGACGCGCTCCCGGACATCGCCGCCCACACGACCATCCCCATCGCGACGGGCGAGCGCATGTTCTCGCGCTGGGACTACAAGGAGGTCTTCGAGGACGGCTCCGTCGACGTCATCCAGCCGGATCTCTCGCACGCCGGCGGCATCACCGAGGTCAAGAAGATCGCCGCGATGGCCGAGGCCTACGACGTGGCGCTCGCCCCCCACTGTCCGCTGGGCCCGGTCGCGCTGGCGTCGTGCATTCAGGTCGACGCCTGCTCGCCCAACGCCCTCATCCAGGAGCAGAGCCTGAACATCCACTACAACGAGACGACCGACGTCCTCGACTACCTCGCCGACCCCTCGGTGTTCGAGTACCGCGACGGCTACGTCACCGTCCCGGACGCCCCGGGCCTGGGCATCGACATCAACGAGGACTACGTCCGCGAGCAGTCCGAGAAGACCGTCAACTGGCACAACCCGGTCTGGCGCCACGAGGACGGCAGCGTCGCCGAGTGGTAA
- a CDS encoding IclR family transcriptional regulator gives MNDSAPRAKTTVTSFRIIEAVRDDPGVGVSELARQVDLSKSAVHKHVQTLTDLGYLVREGTAYYLSNRFLSLGVRARERLALEPARDVVTDLAETTGHVSSFIVHENDSGVYALRVGPEGTAPSDVTEGDVAPLHATAGGKAILAFRSAEKRAEILESVGLPTHTDKTITDRAELERELRSVRDQRVAFDREEYISGHQCVASPVVGADGEPIAAVSVTGNIYHMSGKRLEEDVTGLVTSAAKSIENRLLPQ, from the coding sequence ATGAACGACAGCGCGCCCCGGGCGAAAACCACCGTAACGAGCTTCCGGATAATCGAGGCCGTCCGCGACGACCCCGGGGTCGGAGTCAGCGAGCTGGCCCGGCAGGTCGACCTCTCGAAGAGCGCCGTCCACAAGCACGTCCAGACGCTGACCGACCTCGGATACCTGGTCCGCGAGGGCACCGCGTACTACCTGAGCAACCGGTTCCTGAGCCTCGGTGTGCGGGCCCGCGAGCGACTGGCGCTGGAGCCCGCACGGGACGTCGTCACCGACCTGGCCGAGACGACGGGGCACGTCTCGAGTTTCATCGTCCACGAGAACGACAGCGGCGTCTACGCGCTCCGGGTCGGACCGGAGGGTACCGCCCCCAGCGACGTCACCGAGGGGGACGTCGCCCCCCTGCACGCGACTGCCGGCGGGAAGGCCATCCTCGCGTTCCGCTCCGCGGAGAAGCGCGCCGAGATCCTCGAGAGCGTCGGCCTCCCCACGCACACGGACAAGACGATCACCGACCGGGCGGAACTGGAGCGGGAACTCCGGTCGGTGCGTGACCAGCGCGTGGCGTTCGACCGCGAGGAGTACATCAGCGGCCACCAGTGTGTCGCCTCGCCGGTCGTCGGCGCCGACGGTGAGCCCATCGCCGCCGTCAGCGTCACGGGGAACATCTACCACATGTCCGGCAAGCGCCTCGAGGAAGACGTCACGGGCCTCGTCACCAGCGCCGCGAAGTCGATCGAGAACCGACTGCTCCCGCAGTGA